A stretch of the Fusarium musae strain F31 chromosome 2, whole genome shotgun sequence genome encodes the following:
- a CDS encoding hypothetical protein (EggNog:ENOG41): MASSGSVFSETLQEITNTKLQELSKRRSRFEEAKAAILSSVEAEKDAVKRLVILSDGVKKCFSIKLTKESKVMLGFSSHKRLEIDLKNLDRFLGQAKTDPSVSQKMLAAWEESLTRQLNMQALQYQYAWLYGELVTEWLSGDKEKDPEADVEMGEAFEDVGDQAKLQSRMDWEDTVFQAADIDTKALKSYLEHLFGCNNKDKKAMVNSLKVLRQCVSDHEASISTPNQFTVGSLKWIIPGLHSSDLLSNEKREVLKDFESNDMILNEIADVLNMRINALESWTWNSETPVPISMEKKISGVFNIHMHEDLLQAIFLQYIGIKWSVFFKTAFKRFRDSVAWKSERQEIPRDDRRRLGYYLGPLSDSPCLQRERVKVNEQRYFMAQLMDHVGEIPGTADGEEEAEYERFAADTKKRKVVVQAMQAPRRALASKACRKAPSTGGVGQGGAMRHRRVMNTSNFAAEVDYSDEEEEDDDDDDEDDKSRSPMALKQTLLHLLSTEITINTHLYGEMTAFHSVFDDWNPKLPHDTVFTILKFLGVSDTWLEFFKKFLEAPLKFVDDDDSSARKRRRGTPAAHVLSDVFGETTLFCLDFAVNQATSNNLWRMHDNFWFWSPDHKVAVKAWDTVDEFTIVTGVSVNPTKTGTVRISKDSNVTLPIDDSLPEGEIRWGFLRLSPNTGRFEIDQKMVDSHINELHKQLLDKRKSILGFIQAWNTYAATFFTSNFGKAANCFGREHVNNMLSTHKKIEEQVFTRLSDGQITNVVEFLKQEISQRFGITNIPDGYLYFPMELGGLDLQSPFISLMQIHDEVFKNPSQPMLDFQEDERHAYEGYKQKFLSGKTRHERYALDEPDWEPATEHDKETFMPFEEFIRYREAFFFEHFTATNRLHRIFRTLMKRPTESKVETDDGKISAAMEQLRGESNLQGITGWWNNMDAYWTWVATFYGHEIVERFGRLNIVNTELLPIAMVTLFRDKRVQWQG; this comes from the coding sequence ATGGCTTCCTCTGGTAGTGTCTTCTCCGAGACTCTCCAAGAgatcaccaacaccaaactCCAGGAGCTGTCTAAGAGACGCTCTCGTTTTGAAGAAGCCAAGGCGGCGATTCTTTCTTCCGTCGAGGCAGAGAAGGATGCCGTCAAGCGTCTTGTCATCTTGAGCGATGGTGTCAAGAAGTGCTTCTCTATCAAGCTTACCAAGGAGAGCAAAGTCATGTTAGGTTTCAGCAGTCACAAGCGCCTTGAGATCGacctcaagaacctcgaccGCTTTCTTGGCCAGGCCAAGACTGATCCTTCCGTGTCGCAGAAGATGCTGGCTGCCTGGGAGGAGTCACTCACTCGACAGCTTAACATGCAAGCCCTGCAGTATCAGTATGCTTGGCTCTATGGCGAGCTTGTGACGGAGTGGCTGTCCGGCGATAAGGAGAAGGATCCAGAGGCAGATGTCGAGATGGGCGAGGCGTTCGAGGACGTCGGCGACCAGGCAAAACTTCAGTCAAGGATGGACTGGGAGGACACCGTCTTCCAAGCCGCCGATATTGATACCAAGGCCCTCAAAAGTTATCTTGAACATCTTTTCGGCTGTAACAAtaaggacaagaaggccaTGGTTAATAGTCTCAAGGTCCTTCGGCAATGCGTCTCTGACCATGAAGCATCTATCTCAACGCCTAATCAGTTCACTGTTGGCTCCCTCAAGTGGATCATTCCCGGCCTTCACTCATCAGATCTCCTCTCCAATGAGAAACGAGAAGtgctcaaggactttgaAAGCAATGATATGATCTTGAACGAGATCGCAGACGTCCTCAATATGCGCATCAATGCACTCGAATCATGGACGTGGAACTCTGAGACTCCTGTCCCTATCtcgatggagaagaagatcagtGGAGTCTTCAACATCCATATGCATGAGGACTTACTCCAAGCCATCTTCCTCCAGTATATTGGTATTAAATGGAGTGTTTTCTTCAAGACAGCCTTCAAAAGGTTCCGTGATTCTGTAGCCTGGAAATCGGAGAGGCAAGAGATCCCTCGAGACGATCGGCGACGACTTGGCTACTACCTTGGCCCACTTTCAGACTCGCCGTGCCTACAGCGTGAACGTGTCAAGGTCAATGAACAGAGATATTTCATGGCACAACTTATGGACCATGTGGGCGAAATCCCAGGCACTGCcgatggtgaagaagaagctgagtaCGAGCGTTTCGCCGCTGACACCAAGAAACGTAAAGTTGTAGTTCAGGCTATGCAGGCGCCTCGTAGAGCGCTTGCTAGCAAAGCATGCCGAAAGGCACCATCGACCGGAGGTGTGGGACAGGGCGGTGCGATGAGACATCGCAGGGTCATGAATACCAGCAACTTTGCTGCTGAGGTCGACTactctgatgaggaggaagaagacgacgacgatgatgacgaagacgacaAGTCCCGCAGCCCAATGGCACTCAAGCAGACCTTGCTTCATCTGCTGTCTACAGAGATAACCATCAACACTCATCTTTACGGCGAGATGACGGCATTCCATTCCGTTTTTGACGACTGGAACCCGAAGCTTCCCCATGACACTGTCTTTACgatcctcaagttccttggTGTCTCGGACACGTGgcttgagttcttcaagaagttTCTTGAGGCACCTCTCAAGTtcgtcgacgatgatgactcgTCGGCACGCAAGAGACGTCGTGGTACTCCAGCAGCTCATGTTTTGAGCGATGTCTTTGGCGAGACGACTCTATTTTGTCTTGACTTTGCTGTCAACCAGGCTACCTCCAATAACTTGTGGAGAATGCATGACAACTTTTGGTTCTGGTCGCCTGACCACAAGGTGGCTGTGAAGGCCTGGGACACTGTTGATGAGTTCACTATTGTCACTGGTGTCAGTGTCAACCCTACCAAGACAGGCACAGTCCGCATCTCCAAGGATAGTAATGTGACTCTTCCCATCGACGATTCACTGCCAGAAGGTGAGATTCGTTGGGGTTTCCTCCGATTGTCACCCAACACGGGCCGCTTCGAGATTGATCAGAAAATGGTCGACTCCCATATCAACGAACTTCACAAACAGCTACTTGACAAGCGCAAGAGTATTCTTGGTTTCATCCAAGCCTGGAACACATATGCTGCGACCTTCTTTACCTCCAACTTTGGTAAAGCGGCTAATTGCTTTGGCCGTGAACACGTCAACAACATGCTTTCAACCcacaagaagattgaggagcAGGTCTTTACGAGACTCTCAGATGGCCAGATTACGAACGTGGTTGAGTTCTTAAAACAAGAAATCAGTCAGAGATTTGGTATTACGAACATTCCCGATGGCTACCTCTACTTCCCCATGGAACTTGGCGGTCTTGACTTGCAGTCCCCGTTCATTTCTCTCATGCAGATTCATGATGAAGTCTTCAAGAACCCATCTCAGCCTATGCTCGACTTCCAAGAAGATGAGCGTCACGCATACGAAGGTTACAAGCAAAAGTTCCTGAGCGGCAAAACTCGCCACGAACGATATGCCCTAGACGAACCAGACTGGGAACCCGCAACCGAACACGACAAAGAGACCTTTATGCCCTTTGAAGAATTCATCCGCTACCGCGAAGCTTTCTTCTTCGAGCACTTCACGGCTACCAACAGACTGCACCGCATCTTCCGCACGCTCATGAAGAGACCTACCGAGAGCAAGGTTGAGACCGATGATGGAAAGATATCAGCCGCGATGGAGCAGCTACGCGGGGAGTCGAATCTGCAGGGTATTACGGGCTGGTGGAATAACATGGATGCGTATTGGACTTGGGTTGCTACGTTTTATGGGCATGAGATTGTTGAGAGGTTTGGGAGGTTGAATATTGTGAATACGGAGTTGTTGCCTATTGCTATGGTTACTTTGTTTAGAGATAAGCGTGTTCAGTGGCAGGGTTAG